A stretch of Pseudolysobacter antarcticus DNA encodes these proteins:
- a CDS encoding M16 family metallopeptidase: MFKLSSWFSAGVLLATFFAAGAQAEPASEVSIPFEKFQLSNGLTVVVHEDHKAPVVAVSVWYHVGSADEPTHKTGFAHLYEHLMFEGSENHKESYFRPFEQVGATDMNGTTANDRTNYYETVPTTALDMALWMESDRMGHLLNAIGKPELDKQRGVVQNEKRQDENQPYGRVDENIQANAFPANHPYHHDTIGSMQDLNAASLADVKQWFKDYYGAANTTIVLAGDITPALAKEKMQKYFGDIPAGPPVARQQPWIAARTTSTRGEMVDQVAQTRIVREWNTPPAGDAQQPLLNLAATVLGGGKTSRLYNRLVYQDKLADDVSVGISPFALASKFELEVDVKTGVDAKRVEQAVAEEWQRFLSEGPTQEEIDRARTRAQAGFVRSLEKVSGKSVILASGQVYRDDPAAYQTDLARLQAATPASVLAAAKQWISRGDYTLTITPGKVDPGKAEIESAGLPASKDAPKAKFPVKREFSIVKSDLDRSSGVPAVTQFPDLTFPSLQRGKLKNGIEVILAERHTIPVVHFDVLFDSGYAADQGRKLGTGSFTASMLDEGTTTLDSLAIARQRESLGAILATGCNLDTCSASLNALKSQLDPSLQLFTDVLRNPAFRDADIARIRGQWLAGIAQEKTEPTGLALRALPPLLYGAGHAYAIPFTGSGTPESIQSLDADDLRAFTRDFLRPDNAKILVAGDTTLAEIVPKLDAAFGDWKASATPIPKKNLGHVALQEKPRVFLLDRPGSQQSLILAGSVAPSTKVPNNLEIKTMNSAFGGVFTSRLNLNLRDAKHWSYGAGSFLSDAIGQRPLMLYAPVQTDKTAESVSEILREAQDLIGAKPLTDSEILKVKNSDVRSLPGAFESTGAVLGSMKNIVIYGRPDDYVQTLKQRIEAQKDSDIEAAAKEIVHPQALTWVIVGDLSKIEKSVRALKLGDVKIIDADGKIVR; this comes from the coding sequence ATGTTCAAACTCAGCTCGTGGTTTTCTGCTGGCGTGTTGCTCGCCACATTTTTCGCGGCTGGCGCGCAGGCCGAGCCAGCCAGTGAGGTCAGCATTCCGTTCGAGAAATTCCAGCTCTCGAACGGGCTGACCGTGGTCGTGCACGAGGATCACAAGGCGCCCGTGGTGGCGGTTTCGGTGTGGTATCACGTCGGCTCGGCGGATGAGCCGACGCATAAGACCGGCTTCGCGCATCTGTACGAGCATCTTATGTTCGAGGGTTCGGAGAATCACAAGGAAAGTTATTTCCGCCCGTTCGAGCAAGTCGGCGCCACCGACATGAACGGCACCACCGCGAACGATCGCACCAACTATTACGAGACCGTGCCGACCACTGCGCTGGACATGGCGTTGTGGATGGAATCGGATCGCATGGGCCATCTGCTCAACGCCATCGGCAAACCCGAACTCGATAAGCAGCGCGGCGTGGTGCAGAACGAAAAACGCCAGGATGAGAATCAGCCTTACGGCCGCGTCGATGAAAATATTCAGGCGAATGCGTTTCCGGCCAATCATCCGTATCACCACGACACGATCGGCTCGATGCAGGATCTGAATGCCGCTTCGCTGGCCGACGTCAAGCAATGGTTCAAGGACTATTACGGCGCCGCCAACACCACGATCGTGCTCGCTGGCGACATCACGCCAGCGCTGGCGAAAGAAAAGATGCAGAAATATTTCGGCGATATTCCAGCCGGGCCGCCGGTGGCGCGGCAGCAGCCGTGGATCGCAGCGCGAACTACCTCAACACGTGGCGAGATGGTCGATCAGGTGGCGCAAACGCGCATCGTGCGCGAGTGGAATACGCCGCCGGCCGGCGATGCGCAACAGCCGCTGCTCAACCTTGCCGCGACCGTGCTCGGTGGCGGCAAGACCTCACGTTTGTACAACCGATTGGTGTATCAGGACAAACTCGCCGATGACGTCAGCGTCGGCATTTCGCCGTTCGCGCTGGCGAGCAAATTCGAGCTCGAAGTGGACGTAAAAACCGGCGTCGATGCCAAACGCGTCGAACAGGCCGTGGCCGAAGAATGGCAGCGTTTTCTGAGCGAAGGCCCGACCCAGGAAGAGATCGATCGCGCCAGGACACGTGCGCAAGCAGGTTTTGTGCGTAGCCTGGAAAAAGTCAGCGGCAAGTCGGTGATTCTCGCCAGCGGCCAGGTCTATCGCGACGATCCTGCTGCGTATCAAACCGATCTCGCGCGCTTGCAGGCGGCCACACCGGCGAGCGTGCTGGCGGCGGCGAAACAATGGATTTCGCGCGGCGATTACACGCTGACCATCACGCCGGGCAAAGTCGATCCGGGCAAAGCGGAGATCGAAAGCGCGGGCCTGCCAGCCTCCAAGGATGCACCGAAAGCGAAGTTTCCGGTGAAACGCGAATTCAGTATCGTCAAATCCGATCTTGATCGCAGCAGCGGTGTGCCCGCAGTGACACAGTTTCCCGACCTCACTTTCCCGTCGCTGCAGCGTGGCAAACTCAAGAATGGCATCGAGGTGATACTGGCCGAACGGCACACGATTCCGGTGGTGCATTTTGATGTGCTGTTCGACAGCGGTTACGCCGCCGATCAGGGTCGCAAACTCGGCACCGGCAGTTTCACCGCGAGCATGCTCGACGAAGGCACGACGACGCTGGATTCGCTGGCGATTGCGCGACAGCGCGAAAGCCTCGGCGCGATTCTCGCCACCGGCTGCAATCTGGATACGTGCAGCGCATCGTTGAACGCACTGAAATCGCAACTCGATCCGTCGCTGCAATTGTTCACCGACGTGCTGCGCAATCCGGCCTTCCGCGATGCCGACATCGCGCGCATTCGCGGCCAATGGCTGGCCGGCATTGCGCAGGAAAAAACCGAACCGACCGGGCTCGCGCTGCGTGCGCTGCCGCCGCTGTTGTACGGCGCCGGGCATGCGTATGCGATACCGTTCACTGGCAGCGGTACGCCGGAATCGATCCAGTCGCTGGATGCCGATGATCTTCGCGCATTCACGCGCGATTTCCTGCGACCTGACAATGCCAAAATTCTCGTCGCCGGCGATACTACGCTGGCCGAGATCGTGCCGAAACTCGATGCCGCATTCGGTGACTGGAAAGCATCAGCGACACCGATTCCGAAGAAAAATCTTGGCCACGTGGCGTTGCAGGAAAAACCGCGCGTGTTCTTGCTTGATCGGCCGGGATCGCAGCAATCGCTGATCCTCGCAGGCTCGGTCGCGCCTTCGACCAAGGTGCCGAACAATCTCGAAATCAAGACCATGAACAGCGCGTTCGGCGGCGTGTTCACCTCGCGCCTGAATCTGAATCTGCGCGACGCCAAACACTGGTCGTACGGCGCGGGCAGTTTTCTGAGCGATGCGATCGGGCAGCGCCCGCTGATGTTGTATGCGCCGGTGCAGACCGACAAGACCGCCGAGTCGGTTAGCGAAATTCTGCGTGAGGCGCAGGATCTGATCGGCGCAAAACCGCTGACGGATAGCGAGATTCTCAAGGTCAAGAACAGCGATGTACGCTCATTGCCGGGCGCGTTCGAAAGCACCGGCGCGGTATTGGGTTCGATGAAAAATATCGTGATCTACGGCCGACCGGATGATTATGTACAAACCCTCAAGCAACGTATCGAAGCGCAGAAAGACAGCGACATCGAAGCCGCCGCCAAGGAAATCGTGCATCCGCAGGCGTTGACCTGGGTGATCGTTGGCGACCTCAGCAAGATCGAAAAATCGGTGCGTGCGCTGAAACTCGGCGACGTTAAAATCATCGATGCCGATGGCAAGATCGTGCGCTGA
- a CDS encoding DUF4156 domain-containing protein, translated as MNKFLLPVFLCVALGACTWVKLDTQAQKIRVAYDGNVSGCRDQGKVSVSVRDHVSFYHRSELKVRDELETLARNEAVDMHADTLKPLGDPVDGSQSFGAYSCGAKPPAPHVRGAPADAKKDGVETYPIKN; from the coding sequence ATGAATAAATTTCTCTTGCCGGTCTTTTTGTGCGTCGCGCTCGGCGCGTGCACTTGGGTCAAACTCGATACCCAGGCGCAGAAAATTCGCGTTGCCTACGACGGCAATGTCAGCGGCTGCCGCGATCAAGGCAAGGTGTCGGTGTCGGTGCGCGATCATGTGAGTTTTTATCATCGCAGCGAGTTGAAAGTGCGCGATGAACTGGAAACCCTCGCGCGCAACGAAGCCGTCGACATGCACGCCGATACGCTCAAGCCGCTCGGCGATCCGGTCGATGGTTCGCAGAGTTTCGGCGCGTATTCGTGCGGCGCAAAACCGCCCGCACCGCATGTGCGCGGTGCGCCGGCAGATGCAAAGAAAGACGGCGTGGAAACCTACCCGATCAAGAATTGA
- a CDS encoding VOC family protein, with translation MTDIQSSASIRRVGQIALSVHDIDRGVAFYRDVVGLKFMFQAPNVAFFDVAGVRLMLGMAESGEFKPEGTVLYFDAADLDADFAAMRDRGAEVEQAPHFIAALGDKELWMGFFRDPFGNLFALMSER, from the coding sequence ATGACGGATATTCAATCATCTGCTTCGATTCGGCGCGTCGGCCAGATTGCGCTTTCGGTGCATGATATCGACCGCGGCGTGGCTTTTTATCGCGATGTCGTCGGCCTGAAGTTCATGTTCCAGGCACCGAATGTCGCGTTCTTTGATGTCGCCGGCGTGCGCCTGATGCTGGGGATGGCAGAATCGGGCGAGTTCAAACCGGAAGGCACGGTGCTGTATTTCGACGCCGCCGATCTGGATGCTGATTTCGCCGCGATGCGCGACCGTGGCGCGGAAGTGGAACAAGCTCCGCACTTCATCGCCGCGCTCGGCGACAAGGAGTTGTGGATGGGATTTTTCCGCGATCCGTTTGGCAATCTGTTTGCGTTGATGAGCGAACGCTAA
- a CDS encoding delta-60 repeat domain-containing protein encodes MNKPIHLFSLFCFALTLGCQSTAQAALEGDLDPTFNGGQVRTVYVPYNNTTDQTPTLIGFSTVSTGYLAAIRIGTNPSLTVQLVKILKDGTLAQNFGINGVRDLTEGQVDWAAMTAISGPDTIILGGSKILPGSNGQTYTYHVERLNSYGTLDSTFNGNTGFNDATPSSGTTGEYDYVGAIVVQPSTGQIIIAGTSNVNDGKSQTGMGVIRLNGNGTTDTSFGTNGGFSHVFLLNGGKSAHATSIALDSQAHILIGGYAQDGTGSGAHYDFALLRVTSAGVLDSCPVGMFAFPCTYTHAFQIGGKFNDFPTNVLVDQTGKIYMVGQSSAATDGSGNDLYKSSILRLTNQLQPDSSFSGNNGAEAFYMQSGGSGETDVPPSALVDASNRLMVTSGYAFTGVARFVTAGTFDSSYNNGTASSGRVVAIANNATSYALPAGQPSILLEDDRPVVAAITLAGTTGYNLSVTRLLGDKIFQNGFQ; translated from the coding sequence ATGAACAAGCCCATTCACCTGTTTTCTCTGTTTTGCTTCGCCCTGACGTTGGGCTGCCAATCCACGGCACAGGCGGCGCTGGAAGGTGACCTGGATCCAACCTTCAACGGTGGCCAAGTGCGTACAGTTTACGTGCCCTACAACAATACGACCGACCAAACGCCAACTCTGATCGGCTTCAGTACGGTCAGCACGGGTTATCTCGCGGCCATTCGCATTGGCACGAATCCTTCGTTGACCGTGCAATTGGTCAAGATATTGAAAGACGGCACCTTGGCACAGAATTTCGGCATCAACGGTGTGCGTGACCTGACCGAAGGCCAGGTGGACTGGGCTGCGATGACGGCAATCTCCGGGCCAGACACCATCATCCTGGGTGGCTCAAAGATTCTGCCTGGCTCCAACGGGCAAACCTACACCTACCATGTCGAACGCCTGAATTCGTACGGTACGCTCGACAGCACATTCAATGGCAATACCGGCTTTAATGACGCCACGCCGAGTTCTGGGACAACGGGCGAATACGATTACGTCGGCGCCATCGTGGTGCAACCATCGACGGGACAGATCATCATTGCCGGCACTTCGAACGTCAACGACGGAAAAAGCCAAACGGGCATGGGCGTGATTCGGCTGAACGGCAACGGTACAACCGACACCTCGTTCGGCACCAACGGCGGCTTCAGCCACGTATTCCTATTGAACGGTGGTAAAAGCGCCCATGCCACATCGATAGCGCTCGACAGCCAAGCGCATATTCTGATCGGCGGGTACGCGCAGGACGGCACCGGGTCCGGCGCGCACTACGACTTTGCGCTGTTGCGTGTGACCTCCGCCGGCGTGCTCGATTCTTGCCCGGTCGGCATGTTTGCTTTTCCGTGTACCTATACCCATGCCTTCCAGATAGGCGGTAAATTCAACGATTTCCCTACTAACGTACTTGTCGACCAAACTGGCAAGATCTACATGGTCGGACAGAGCAGCGCCGCGACCGATGGTTCCGGTAACGATCTGTACAAGAGCAGCATCCTGCGTCTGACCAATCAGCTTCAACCCGACAGCTCGTTCTCGGGCAACAACGGCGCAGAGGCGTTCTACATGCAGAGCGGGGGCAGTGGCGAAACGGACGTGCCGCCGAGCGCGCTGGTTGATGCCAGCAATCGCCTGATGGTCACGAGCGGTTATGCGTTCACCGGCGTCGCACGTTTTGTCACCGCGGGCACCTTCGATTCGAGCTACAACAACGGTACTGCATCTAGCGGTCGTGTTGTTGCGATTGCGAATAATGCCACCTCCTATGCCCTACCTGCTGGTCAACCCAGCATCCTGCTGGAAGACGATCGTCCCGTGGTAGCCGCGATTACGCTTGCGGGCACCACCGGCTACAACTTAAGTGTCACGCGCCTGCTCGGCGACAAGATTTTTCAAAACGGCTTTCAATAA
- a CDS encoding SBBP repeat-containing protein: MPTMLRQFWICCSLLCCCSFAWATREGDPDPKFNTGQNVTLTLPAAASSNPPLGVLGIYKSINIGDYVTAVFYKNSSGTNFSTALVRQLANGQPNPYFSGANSKVVLSDPGKFMTAMAPIAAIDSTVMVGYTTNGNSQIVVCRYTDQGLPDSLLTGHDSSGCIYFAAAGIGGPNANGLLARAVIVQPVDSKIVIAGSVYDVSTGVHSLFVMRLSASGALDTSFGNAGIFIYAYNLNGGKSNEANALKLDASNRILIAGDTQNGTGSNYDFAVLRLTPAGAIDQCTPSVVTFACAISFDFHRAGDYDDSASAIAIDSVGSIYVAGTAHADNSNAKATAVMRLTDQFLKYNFSQIFSQFTDFVDGTGPDDSPGIAIDAKDRVLLAAGKAGYFAATWRILGSGFSDPAYNNGSITEPGRVAVTKPPTSVVSGEFLLAQAKIFFDGNKPVIIALTRIYGSGTGVQLVLSRRLGDDTIFFDGFGP, encoded by the coding sequence ATGCCTACCATGCTGCGTCAGTTCTGGATTTGTTGCTCGCTGCTTTGCTGTTGCAGCTTCGCCTGGGCGACCCGCGAGGGAGATCCCGATCCAAAATTCAATACCGGTCAGAACGTCACGCTGACGCTACCTGCCGCCGCCAGTTCCAACCCGCCACTTGGCGTTCTCGGTATTTACAAAAGCATCAATATCGGCGATTACGTTACCGCGGTGTTTTACAAAAACAGCAGCGGCACGAATTTCTCGACCGCACTCGTACGCCAGCTCGCCAATGGGCAACCCAATCCGTATTTCAGCGGCGCCAATAGCAAAGTCGTGCTGTCAGATCCCGGTAAATTCATGACCGCAATGGCGCCGATCGCCGCGATCGACTCCACAGTGATGGTCGGCTACACCACCAACGGCAATAGTCAGATTGTGGTCTGTCGCTACACCGACCAAGGCCTGCCCGATTCACTGCTGACCGGGCATGACAGCAGCGGTTGCATCTATTTCGCCGCCGCCGGCATCGGGGGGCCGAATGCAAACGGATTGCTGGCGCGTGCGGTAATCGTGCAGCCTGTCGACAGCAAGATCGTGATTGCAGGCTCGGTCTACGACGTCAGTACGGGTGTCCACTCATTGTTCGTGATGCGCTTGAGTGCCAGCGGTGCGCTGGATACCAGTTTCGGCAATGCCGGCATATTCATCTACGCCTATAACCTCAATGGCGGCAAGTCCAATGAGGCCAATGCGCTCAAGCTGGACGCCAGTAACCGAATTCTGATCGCTGGCGATACCCAAAACGGCACCGGATCAAACTACGATTTCGCTGTGCTGCGGCTAACTCCTGCGGGTGCAATCGATCAGTGCACGCCGTCTGTAGTGACATTTGCATGCGCAATCTCGTTCGATTTTCATCGTGCCGGCGACTATGACGATAGCGCGTCCGCCATTGCTATCGACAGCGTCGGCAGTATCTACGTGGCCGGCACCGCCCACGCCGACAACTCGAACGCTAAGGCCACTGCCGTGATGCGTTTAACCGACCAGTTCCTAAAATACAATTTCAGTCAAATCTTCTCTCAATTCACGGACTTTGTTGATGGTACGGGCCCGGATGACTCGCCGGGTATTGCCATCGACGCCAAGGATCGTGTTTTGCTTGCCGCGGGTAAAGCGGGTTATTTCGCCGCGACTTGGCGGATTCTAGGCAGCGGTTTCTCCGACCCGGCCTACAACAACGGCAGCATAACGGAACCCGGCAGGGTGGCAGTGACCAAACCACCAACGAGTGTCGTCAGTGGCGAATTTTTGCTTGCGCAAGCAAAAATATTTTTTGACGGCAATAAACCCGTGATCATCGCGTTGACCAGGATCTACGGCAGTGGCACCGGCGTGCAACTGGTGCTCTCACGTCGGCTCGGCGACGACACGATTTTCTTCGACGGTTTCGGGCCGTAA
- a CDS encoding ubiquinone biosynthesis accessory factor UbiJ: MSSPRPQNPLLSLLGRALESVLNRAVALDDETEQRLKALNGRAIAIDFAGVGVAMRIAVENDLLHVGPAFAAAADLKLRASPASFLAMALRRGESSSLPAGKVEISGDAELARRIEKLVRNFQPDIEEAFTRVFGDVIGYQIAQAFKRAFDWSRESAKNLVQDSADFLRDESRDLVAPAEMEQFLDEVDTLRDDTDRLEARIARLSQNLQGRRA, encoded by the coding sequence ATGTCCAGCCCGCGTCCCCAAAATCCATTGCTGAGTTTGCTGGGTCGTGCGCTGGAGTCGGTGCTCAATCGTGCGGTGGCGCTGGACGACGAAACAGAGCAGCGCTTGAAGGCCCTGAATGGCCGCGCCATCGCGATCGATTTTGCCGGCGTCGGCGTGGCGATGCGCATCGCCGTCGAAAACGATCTGCTGCATGTCGGCCCGGCGTTTGCCGCCGCTGCCGATCTGAAACTACGTGCGAGTCCGGCGAGTTTTCTCGCGATGGCTTTGCGCCGTGGTGAGAGTAGTTCACTGCCGGCGGGCAAAGTCGAGATTTCCGGCGATGCCGAACTCGCGCGCCGCATCGAAAAACTCGTGCGCAATTTCCAGCCGGATATCGAGGAAGCATTCACACGCGTGTTCGGCGATGTGATCGGCTATCAGATTGCGCAGGCGTTCAAGCGCGCGTTCGACTGGAGTCGCGAAAGCGCAAAAAACCTCGTGCAGGACAGCGCGGATTTTTTGCGCGATGAAAGCCGCGATCTCGTCGCGCCGGCCGAGATGGAACAATTTCTCGATGAGGTCGATACCTTGCGCGATGACACGGATCGACTTGAAGCACGCATCGCGCGCCTGAGTCAGAACCTGCAAGGCCGCCGCGCATGA
- the ubiB gene encoding ubiquinone biosynthesis regulatory protein kinase UbiB, translating into MTSVRQLPRLLRIAAVLLRYRLDELVDAAHLFRPLKIIRPFFPKPRADIAVMPRGERLRLALTELGPIFVKFGQILSTRRDLLPPDIAEQLALLQDQVAPFPGAQALAMIEAALGKPIAELYAAFDQKPLASASIAQVHAARLHDGREVVIKVLRPNIAARIQQDIQLLQALGALAQRWHPNADKVRPLDIVAEIENTLRNELDLQREAANASVLRRNFLNSDDMYVPEVFWSHSKESVLTLERVRGIPTDDLRALDAAGIDRIALAEKGVRLFYTQVFRDNFFHADAHPGNIWVDATRTADPRFIALDFGIMGSLPRADQFYLAENFMAMFNRDYRRIAELHVEAGWMPSHIRLDELEAGVRTICEPYFTRPLSEISLGEVTFKLFQMARRYELTLQPQLILLQKTLLNIEGMGRLLHPQIDIWATAKPVLEKILRERYSWRATAKMLRTRIPEWIAGAPEMPGLLHAALKKSVEGQHEVRITSADLRALSDASRANRRSVVPALFGAALLLSAAVLFAFDQHGPRWLGVPLSSEVTMVVALIAFVRARARR; encoded by the coding sequence ATGACGTCGGTGCGGCAGTTGCCGCGCCTGCTGCGCATCGCCGCAGTGCTGTTGCGTTATCGGCTGGATGAGCTGGTTGATGCGGCGCATCTGTTCCGCCCGCTGAAAATAATCCGTCCGTTTTTTCCGAAACCGCGCGCCGATATCGCAGTCATGCCGCGTGGCGAACGGTTGCGCCTAGCGCTGACCGAGCTCGGCCCGATCTTCGTCAAGTTCGGTCAAATTCTTTCGACACGACGCGATCTGTTGCCGCCGGATATCGCCGAGCAGCTCGCGCTGTTGCAGGATCAGGTCGCACCGTTTCCGGGCGCGCAGGCGCTGGCCATGATCGAAGCCGCGCTAGGCAAACCGATTGCCGAGTTGTACGCCGCGTTCGATCAGAAACCGTTGGCCTCGGCCTCGATCGCGCAAGTGCACGCGGCGCGTTTGCACGACGGTCGCGAGGTCGTGATCAAGGTATTGCGACCGAATATCGCGGCGCGTATTCAGCAAGATATCCAGCTATTGCAGGCGCTCGGCGCGCTCGCCCAGCGCTGGCATCCGAATGCCGACAAGGTGCGGCCACTGGACATCGTCGCCGAAATCGAAAACACCTTGCGCAACGAGCTCGACCTGCAACGCGAAGCCGCGAATGCGAGTGTGTTGCGCCGGAATTTTCTGAATTCCGACGACATGTATGTGCCCGAAGTTTTCTGGTCGCACAGCAAGGAAAGCGTGCTGACCCTGGAGCGCGTGCGCGGCATTCCGACCGATGATCTGCGCGCGCTGGATGCCGCCGGAATCGATCGCATCGCACTCGCCGAAAAAGGCGTGCGGCTGTTTTACACCCAGGTTTTTCGCGACAATTTTTTCCATGCCGATGCGCATCCGGGCAATATCTGGGTGGACGCCACGCGCACGGCCGATCCGCGGTTCATCGCGCTGGATTTCGGCATCATGGGTTCACTGCCGCGCGCCGATCAGTTTTATCTCGCCGAAAATTTCATGGCGATGTTCAACCGCGACTACCGCCGTATCGCCGAGCTGCATGTCGAAGCGGGCTGGATGCCATCGCATATTCGCCTCGACGAACTCGAAGCTGGCGTGCGCACGATTTGCGAGCCGTATTTCACGCGGCCGCTGTCGGAAATCTCGCTCGGCGAAGTCACTTTCAAATTGTTCCAGATGGCGCGCCGCTACGAACTCACGTTGCAGCCGCAACTGATCCTGCTGCAAAAAACCTTGCTGAATATCGAAGGTATGGGTCGGCTCTTGCATCCGCAGATCGATATCTGGGCGACCGCAAAACCGGTGCTCGAAAAAATCCTGCGGGAGCGCTACAGCTGGCGAGCGACGGCCAAAATGCTGCGCACGCGTATTCCGGAATGGATTGCCGGGGCGCCCGAAATGCCCGGGCTGCTGCACGCCGCGTTGAAAAAATCCGTTGAAGGCCAGCATGAGGTGCGCATTACGTCGGCGGATTTGCGCGCGTTAAGTGATGCGTCGCGCGCGAATCGGCGTTCCGTCGTTCCGGCCTTGTTCGGCGCGGCATTATTGCTCAGCGCCGCGGTGTTGTTCGCGTTCGATCAGCACGGCCCGCGTTGGCTTGGTGTGCCGCTATCGAGCGAAGTCACTATGGTCGTTGCGCTGATCGCTTTCGTACGCGCACGAGCGCGGCGATGA
- a CDS encoding pseudouridine synthase encodes MTATIAAKTAASLEILHEDEHLLAVNKPAGLLVHRSAIASDETDFLVDRLRAQLGSNPFLIHRLDRATSGVVLLAKNREIAGELGKQFMARTVSKRYLAVVRGWPEESGIIDYPLPDVRDTSPRKPASTSYRRLATVEVALEMGRYPQQRYALIEAMPETGRYRQIRKHCHHISHHIVGDTSHGRGDHNRLFRIHYAMHRMLLHAWRLDFIHPVNLLPLQIEAPVDAIWQKILERFAWSDALRHAADAASS; translated from the coding sequence ATGACCGCGACGATTGCTGCGAAGACCGCAGCGTCACTCGAAATTCTCCACGAAGACGAACATCTGCTCGCGGTCAACAAACCGGCCGGATTGCTCGTGCATCGCAGTGCGATTGCGAGCGACGAAACCGATTTCCTGGTCGACCGATTACGCGCGCAACTCGGCAGCAATCCGTTCCTGATTCATCGCCTTGATCGCGCCACCAGTGGCGTGGTATTGCTCGCGAAAAATCGCGAGATCGCCGGTGAGCTTGGTAAACAATTCATGGCGCGCACCGTCAGCAAACGTTATCTGGCGGTCGTGCGCGGCTGGCCAGAAGAATCCGGAATCATCGACTATCCGTTGCCGGATGTGCGCGATACCAGCCCGCGCAAACCTGCAAGCACGAGTTATCGCCGCCTCGCCACCGTCGAAGTTGCGCTCGAAATGGGGCGTTATCCGCAGCAGCGTTATGCGCTGATCGAGGCGATGCCGGAGACCGGTCGTTATCGGCAAATCCGCAAACATTGCCACCATATTTCGCATCACATCGTCGGCGATACCAGCCACGGTCGCGGCGATCATAATCGGCTGTTTCGCATTCATTACGCGATGCACCGCATGTTGTTGCATGCGTGGCGGCTCGACTTCATCCATCCGGTGAACTTGTTGCCGCTGCAGATCGAAGCGCCGGTCGATGCGATCTGGCAGAAAATTCTCGAACGTTTTGCATGGAGCGATGCGCTGCGACATGCAGCCGATGCGGCAAGCAGCTAG
- a CDS encoding YajQ family cyclic di-GMP-binding protein translates to MPTFDIVSEIDLHELDNAMTQATRELTTRFDFKGTKAKFETEETVITMHGDAEFQLKQMLDILKQRLVGRGIDIACAEIADPEINLATARQKVTLKQGIDQPLAKEIIKTIKDSGLKVQTQIQGDKLRVTGKKRDDLQAVMALLRASKIEMPLQYENFRD, encoded by the coding sequence ATGCCTACCTTCGATATCGTTTCCGAAATTGATCTGCACGAACTCGACAACGCGATGACGCAAGCGACCCGCGAGCTGACCACGCGTTTCGATTTCAAAGGCACCAAGGCCAAGTTCGAGACCGAGGAAACCGTGATCACGATGCACGGTGATGCCGAATTCCAGCTCAAGCAGATGCTCGATATTCTCAAGCAGCGTCTGGTCGGGCGCGGCATCGATATCGCCTGTGCCGAGATCGCCGATCCGGAAATCAACCTCGCCACGGCGCGGCAGAAAGTCACGCTCAAGCAAGGCATAGATCAGCCGCTGGCGAAGGAAATCATCAAGACCATCAAGGACAGCGGCCTGAAAGTGCAGACGCAAATTCAGGGCGACAAGCTGCGCGTGACCGGCAAGAAACGCGACGATTTGCAGGCGGTGATGGCGCTGCTGCGCGCATCGAAAATCGAGATGCCGCTGCAATACGAAAACTTCCGCGACTGA
- the arfB gene encoding alternative ribosome rescue aminoacyl-tRNA hydrolase ArfB, whose protein sequence is MLEINARLSIADTELTETFIRSSGPGGQNVNKVSSAVELRFDVAQSPSLPETLRARLLARRDRRLTAEGVLVIQANRFRDQSRNREDARLRLAEIIRGALIVPKARIATKPTHGSKERRLTGKRVTSGIKKTRSSKGWDHE, encoded by the coding sequence ATGCTAGAAATAAACGCCAGGCTGAGTATTGCCGATACCGAATTGACCGAAACGTTCATCCGTTCGTCCGGGCCGGGCGGGCAGAACGTCAACAAGGTTTCGAGCGCGGTTGAGCTGCGTTTTGATGTCGCGCAATCGCCGTCGCTGCCGGAAACCTTGCGCGCGCGTCTGCTGGCGCGGCGTGATCGTCGCCTCACTGCGGAAGGCGTGCTGGTGATCCAGGCGAACCGGTTTCGCGATCAGAGTCGCAATCGCGAAGACGCGCGTCTGCGTCTTGCCGAGATCATTCGCGGCGCATTGATTGTGCCAAAAGCGCGCATCGCGACCAAGCCGACGCACGGTTCGAAAGAGCGCCGCCTGACCGGCAAACGTGTCACCAGTGGCATCAAGAAAACCCGCAGCAGCAAAGGCTGGGATCACGAGTGA